A genomic region of Cannabis sativa cultivar Pink pepper isolate KNU-18-1 chromosome 1, ASM2916894v1, whole genome shotgun sequence contains the following coding sequences:
- the LOC115707745 gene encoding uncharacterized protein LOC115707745: MSKKKVSLINKGPHVSSHEHLTLNFVSQIHYHHQSISTLQVILNNGYVKLTISKPQGYLSGITYGGMDNVLDPNSNEASRGYWDANWSWPGGQDRYKLLSGAEYSVVKMSNDQIEVSFRNIYDPSTKGNNLPLSVDIRYILKTGVSGFHCYAIYERPSGSRAFDLAQTRMAFKLTPEKFHYMAISDEKQRVMPMPQDLLPDRGKVLIVPESVLLVDPINPDLKGEVDDKYQYSMDNKDGGVHGWISSRPVIGFWVIFPSNEFRNGGPTKQNLTAHTGPTCLAMLHGTHYIGEDILAHFEEGETWRKVFGPFFVYLNSTSDVSNAHNLWLDAKKQRLLEEMAWPYDFVSSPYYLNANERGSVSGKLLVQDRYISESLIPAKNAYVGLSTATTEGSWQTESKGYQFWVQTDSYGNFTIKNVIPGAYGLHGWIPGFIGDYLDKAIITVSAGSHSELGNLTYVPLREGPTIWDIGFPDRTAIGYYVPDVNPMYVNKLFLNSPEKFRQYGLWDRYSDIHPEFDQTFTIGINDPKKDWFFAHVDRRDADNKYIPSTWTIKFNLKSVNIGTHKLRLAIASATRSNLKVYVNKIDEAHEVFQVLQLGADNTVCRHGIHGLYRLFSIDILSTLLMRGDNSLYLAQAKGGDSLCGMLYDYLRLEGPASSET; the protein is encoded by the exons ATGTCTAAAAAGAAAGTGAGCTTGATCAACAAAGGTCCCCATGTGAGTTCTCATGAACATTTGACTCTCAATTTTGTCTCTCaaattcattatcatcatcaatcTATTTCGACATTGCAGGTTATACTCAACAATGGATATGTGAAACTAACGATATCAAAGCCACAAGGATACTTAAGTGGGATTACTTATGGAGGAATGGACAATGTTTTGGACCCCAATTCAAATGAAGCCAGTAGAGG ATATTGGGATGCTAATTGGAGTTGGCCTGGTGGTCAAGACAGATATAAGTT ATTGAGTGGAGCTGAATATAGTGTTGTCAAAATGAGCAATGACCAGATAGAAGTTTCATTCAGGAATATATACGATCCATCTACCAAGGGAAACAATTTGCCACTTAGTGTGGACATAAG GTACATATTGAAGACTGGTGTTTCGGGTTTCCATTGCTACGCAATATATGAGCGGCCTTCAGGCAGCCGTGCCTTTGACCTTGCTCAGACAAGGATGGCTTTTAAGCTGACACCAGAAAA GTTCCACTACATGGCTATTTCTGATGAGAAACAAAGAGTAATGCCAATGCCACAAGATCTGCTTCCAGACAGAGGCAAAGTGCTAATTGTACCAGAATCAGTTTTGTTAGTTGATCCCATTAATCCAGATCTCAAAGGCGAG GTTGATGATAAGTATCAGTATTCAATGGACAACAAAGATGGTGGAGTTCATGGATGGATAAGTTCTCGCCCTGTTATAGGTTTTTGGGTTATCTTTCCCAGCAATGAATTTCGTAATGGTGGTCCAACAAAGCAAAATCTCACAGCACACACCGGTCCAACATGTCTTGCG ATGTTGCATGGAACTCATTATATTGGAGAAGACATATTAGCTCATTTTGAAGAGGGAGAGACATGGAGAAAGGTTTTTGGTCCTTTCTTTGTATACCTCAATTCAACCTCAGATGTATCAAATGCACACAACCTATGGTTAGATGCCAAAAAACAG AGGCTGTTAGAAGAGATGGCTTGGCCTTACGATTTTGTCTCGTCGCCATACTATCTTAATGCTAATGAGCGTGGTTCAGTTTCAGGAAAACTTCTTGTCCAAGACAG GTATATTTCTGAATCTCTGATACCTGCCAAAAATGCATATGTTGGACTATCAACTGCAACAACCGAAGGATCCTGGCAAACAGAAAGCAAA GGTTACCAGTTTTGGGTGCAAACTGATTCATATGGAAACTTCACTATAAAGAATGTCATCCCTGGTGCGTATGGGCTTCATGGATGGATTCCCGGTTTCATTGGAGATTACCTTGACAAAGCAATCATTACTGTCTCAGCTG GTTCACACTCAGAACTTGGCAATCTGACCTATGTTCCTCTAAGAGAAGGTCCAACCATATGGGATATTGGCTTCCCTGACCGTACAGCCATTGGTTACTACGTTCCTGATGTCAACCCAATGTATGTCAACAAGCTATTTCTCAACTCCCCTGAAAA GTTTAGGCAATATGGGTTGTGGGATAGATACTCTGATATTCATCCTGAATTTGACCAAACTTTTACTATAGGCATCAATGATCCAAAGAAAGACTGGTTCTTTGCTCATGTTGACAG GAGAGACGCGGATAATAAGTACATACCTTCAACATGGACAATCAAGTTTAACCTCAAATCAGTCAACATAGGAACTCACAAGCTTAGGCTGGCCATTGCATCAGCAACTCGTTCAAATCTCAAG GTTTATGTCAATAAGATAGATGAAGCCCATGAGGTGTTTCAAGTGCTGCAGTTAGGTGCAGATAACACAGTTTGTAGACATGGCATACATGGTCTATATCGGTTGTTTAGCATTGATATACTATCTACATTGCTGATGAGGGGAGACAACTCTTTATATCTAGCACAGGCCAAGGGTGGAGATTCACTTTGTGGAATGCTCTATGATTATTTAAGGCTTGAAGGCCCTGCATCTTCAGAGACATGA
- the LOC115707748 gene encoding glucan endo-1,3-beta-glucosidase 1, giving the protein MRNLSSTSSSMAITKLTLISLYYLFFLVQLSTLSQANFFPLVSEIKKQNDEQDNEPYVGVNIGTDVSNLLSPAELVSFLQFQKINHVRLYDADPDILKALAKTKIRVMISVPNNQILAIGSSNTTAAAWIDRNVVAYYPETLISGIAVGDEVFTTVPSSAPMLLPAIQSLYNGLVASNLHTQIKISTPNAASIILDPFPPSQAFFNQSLTQFVLPLLQFLSKTGSPLMMNFYPYYVYMQNKGVVPLDNALFKPLTPSKEMVDPNTLLHYTSVLDAMVDAAYFSMKNLNITDVVVLVSESGWPSKGDSKEPYATIDNANTYNSNLIKHVLDRSGTPLHPETTSSVYIYELFNEDLRSPPISEAHWGLFYGNTTAVYLLHVSNSGTFLANDTTNQTYCIAMDGVDSKTLQAALDWACGPGRANCTEIQPGDDCYYPNNVKNHASYAFDSYYQKEGRAAGSCDFKGVATITTTDPSHGNCLFPGSKKLSSNKTREVMNTTTPHSSNAAGDRLQFIALTLRRRSNIPIISGLLVKELVSFFVVALSSLLFFDIMTPC; this is encoded by the exons ATGAGGAATCTAAGCTCCACTTCCTCTTCAATGGCCATAACTAAGCTCACTCTTATCTCCCTCTACTACTTGTTTTTCTTAGTTCAACTCTCTACATTATCACAAG CTAATTTTTTTCCATTGGTTTCGGAGATTAAGAAGCAAAACGATGAACAAGACAATGAACCGTACGTGGGTGTGAACATAGGCACCGACGTTTCGAATCTTCTATCGCCGGCTGAACTAGTATCgtttcttcaatttcaaaagaTAAACCATGTTAGGCTTTACGATGCAGACCCAGATATTCTTAAGGCTTTGGCCAAAACTAAGATTCGGGTAATGATTAGTGTACCCAATAACCAGATTTTAGCTATTGGGTCCTCCAACACCACCGCCGCCGCATGGATCGATCGGAACGTCGTCGCTTACTACCCAGAAACCCTTATATCGGGCATTGCAGTTGGGGATGAGGTTTTTACAACGGTACCCAGTTCAGCTCCTATGCTTCTCCCGGCGATTCAGTCCCTCTACAATGGTTTAGTCGCATCGAACCTCCATACCCAGATAAAGATTTCGACCCCTAACGCTGCTTCGATTATTCTAGACCCATTCCCACCGTCCCAAGCTTTCTTCAATCAGAGTCTAACCCAGTTCGTTCTTCCTCTTCTACAGTTCTTGTCCAAAACGGGTTCGCCTCTTATGATGAATTTTTATCCTTACTACGTTTATATGCAGAACAAAGGGGTTGTTCCTCTTGATAATGCGTTGTTTAAGCCATTAACACCCTCTAAAGAGATGGTTGACCCTAATACTCTGCTTCATTACACTAGTGTGCTCGACGCCATGGTTGATGCTGCTTACTTTTCCATGAAGAATCTTAACATAACAGATGTCGTGGTTCTTGTCTCGGAGAGTGGTTGGCCTTCAAAAGGGGATTCCAAAGAGCCATATGCAACTATTGATAATGCAAATACGTATAATTCGAACCTGATTAAGCATGTTCTTGACCGCAGTGGAACCCCTTTACACCCGGAAACAACTTCGAGTGTTTACATATATGAGTTGTTTAATGAGGATTTGAGGTCACCACCGATTTCTGAGGCTCATTGGGGTCTTTTCTATGGGAACACAACGGCCGTTTATTTGCTTCACGTATCAAATAGTGGCACTTTTCTGGCTAATGATACCACAAACCAGACTTACTGCATTGCCATGGATGGGGTTGATTCGAAGACTTTGCAGGCGGCATTGGATTGGGCTTGTGGACCAGGGAGAGCTAATTGTACAGAGATTCAGCCTGGAGATGATTGTTATTATCCTAATAATGTCAAAAACCATGCTTCTTATGCCTTTGATAGCTATTACCAGAAGGAAGGGAGGGCTGCTGGTTCTTGTGATTTCAAGGGTGTGGCCACAATCACTACCACTGACCCAA GTCACGGGAACTGTCTTTTTCCTGGAAG TAAGAAGTTGAGCAGTAATAAGACAAGGGAGGTAATGAACACAACAACACCACATTCAAGTAATGCAGCAGGGGACAGATTACAATTCATTGCCTTAACCTTAAGAAGAAGGAGCAATATTCCAATAATTAGTGGTTTATTAGTCAAAGAATTAGTCTCATTTTTTGTTGTAGCTCTCTCTAGTTTGTTATTCTTTGATATAATGACTCCATGCTGA
- the LOC115707747 gene encoding uncharacterized protein LOC115707747 isoform X2, giving the protein MLALLPKTFFHCYSVGLSPTRISYSLSLQMSWACKRCTFLNPSSQKSTCQICFSSESSSLPSSSSSSLASTPKWSCKACTFLNPYKNSNCEVCDTRAHVSSFSSFEDLNDTGPDSELDSSVGSVFLPLQPCKRMKISEPVGVEPDSAKLEEAGSGTAQTTLKILSYNVWFREDLELEKRMKAIGDLIELHSPEIICFQEVTPNIYNIFKQSNWWRMYNCSGTNQMAFPGSYFCIQLSKLPVKIFSCKPFSNSAMGRELCVAEIEIQKDKSLVIATSHLESPCPGPPTWDQMFSKERVEQANEAINFLKTNQNVVFAGDMNWDDKLDGQFPLPDGWLDAWAKLKPEENGYTYDTKSNQMLSGNRTLQKRLDRFVYKLCDFKIHRIEMIGKDAIPGVSYIKEKKVRKEIKKLELPVLPSDHYGLLLTICSK; this is encoded by the exons ATGTTAGCTTTACTACCCAAAACCTTTTTCCATTGTTACTCCGTTGGACTAAGCCCTACCAGAATCTCTTATTCCTTGTCTCTACAAATGTCTTGGGCTTGCAAAAGATGCACCTTTCTCAACCCCTCATCTCAGAAATCCACCTGCCAAATCTGCTTTTCATCTGAATCGTCGTCATTGCCATCATCATCTTCCTCTTCTCTTGCTTCTACCCCCAAATGGTCATGCAAAGCTTGTACTTTCCTCAATCCGTATAAAAATTCCAACTGCGAAGTTTGCGACACTAGGGCACATGTCTCGTCTTTTTCGAGCTTTGAGGATTTGAACGATACGGGTCCGGATTCTGAACTGGACTCTTCAGTGGGCTCTGTTTTCTTGCCCTTGCAGCCTTGTAAGAGGATGAAGATTTCTGAACCAGTCGGGGTCGAACCTGATTCTGCCAAATTGG AGGAAGCTGGTTCTGGTACAGCCCAGACTACATTGAAGATTTTAAGCTACAACGTTTGGTTTCGAGAAGACCTTGAACTGGAGAAAAGAATGAAAGCTATCGGGGACCTTATAGAACTGCATTCCCCTGAAATTATATGCTTTCAG GAGGTAACCCCCAATATATACAATATCTTTAAGCAATCTAATTGGTGGAGAATGTATAATTGTTCCGGTACAAATCAAATGGCTTTCCCAGGGTCGTACTTCTGCATTCAG CTAAGCAAACTTCCAGTGAAAATATTTAGCTGTAAACCCTTCTCCAATTCTGCTATGGGTAGAGAACTTTGTGTTGCTGAAATTGAAATTCAGAAGGATAAATCTTTGGTCATCGCCACTAGCCATCTTGAAAGTCCGTGCCCAGGTCCTCCTACGTGGGACCAGATGTTTAGCAAGGAACGTGTAGAACAGGCAAATGAGGCCATTAACTTCCTCAAGACAAACCAAAATGTGGTATTTGCTGGTGACATGAACTGGGATGACAAGTTGGATGGCCAGTTTCCTTTACCTGATGGATGGTTGGATGCTTGGGCAAAGTTAAAGCCAGAGGAAAATGGATATACATATGATACCAAGTCCAACCAGATGTTGTCTGGAAACCGCACACTGCAGAAGCGTTTGGATAGATTTGTTTACAAGCTATGTGACTTCAAGATACATCGAATTGAAATGATCGGGAAGGATGCAATACCAGGAGTATCATATATTAAGGAAAAGAAAGTGAGGAAAGAAATCAAGAAGTTGGAGCTACCTGTTTTGCCTAGTGATCATTATGGCCTGCTTTTGACCATCTGTAGCAAGTGA
- the LOC115707746 gene encoding L-ascorbate oxidase homolog, with amino-acid sequence MKNCKFLCFLIVLVLVQLFGVNGENPYRFFTWKFTYGDIYPLGVKQEGILINGQFPGPQIDAVTNDNLIINVYNYLREPLLVSWDGLQHRRNSWQDGVYGTNCPIMPRRNFTFVLQVKDQIGSFFYFPSFLFHKAAGGFGGIRIWSRPRIPVPFPPPAGDFTVLAGDWYKTNHYRLRQVLESGRNLPSPDGLLINGRGWNGYTFTVDQGKTYRFRISNVGLTTSINFRIQGHSLKLVEVEGSHTIQNSFASLDVHLGQSYSVLVTANQPPKDYYVVVSSRFTTKVLTTTAVLHYSNSFQRVSGPVPGGPTTQIAWSVNQARSIRRNLTASGPRPNPQGSYHYGMIKPSRTIMLANSNAWINGKQRYAVNSVSYVAPDTPLKLADYFKIPGVFNLGGMPTSPTGGGAYLQTAVLSANFHEFVEIVFQNWENEVQSWHIDGYSFFVVGMDGGQWTPASRLRYNLRDGVARCTIQVYPKAWTAIYMALDNVGMWNIRSENWARQYLGQQFYMRVYTPSNSWRDEYPIPRNALLCGRARGRHTRPF; translated from the exons ATGAAAAACTGCAAATTTCTTTGTTTTCTCATTGTTTTGGTACTTGTCCAACTTTTTGGCGTTAATGGTGAAAACCCTTATAGATTCTTCACGTGGAAATTCACTTATGGTGACATATATCCTCTCGGTGTTAAGCAAGAG GGGATCTTGataaatggtcaatttccaggGCCTCAGATTGATGCTGTAACAAACGACAATTTGATCATCAATGTCTACAATTATCTCAGAGAACCACTCCTTGTTTCCTG GGATGGATTGCAACACAGAAGAAACTCATGGCAAGATGGTGTATATGGCACAAACTGTCCTATTATGCCGAGGAGGAACTTCACATTTGTTCTTCAAGTTAAAGATCAAATTGGTAGCTTCTTCTATTTCCCTTCATTCTTGTTCCACAAGGCTGCCGGAGGCTTTGGCGGCATCCGAATATGGAGCCGTCCTCGCATTCCTGTCCCTTTTCCTCCTCCTGCTGGAGACTTTACAGTCCTAGCTGGGGATTGGTACAAGACAAATCACTAT AGACTAAGACAAGTTTTGGAGAGTGGTCGAAACCTTCCTTCCCCTGATGGACTTCTCATCAACGGTCGAGGTTGGAATGGCTACACATTCACCGTTGATCAAG GAAAGACATACAGATTCAGAATATCGAATGTGGGGCTTACTACATCCATTAACTTCAGAATTCAAGGTCATTCTCTGAAACTTGTAGAGGTAGAAGGGTCTCATACAATTCAGAATAGCTTTGCCTCACTTGATGTTCATCTGGGGCAATCCTACTCTGTTTTGGTCACTGCTAATCAGCCTCCAAAGGACTACTACGTCGTCGTTTCATCTCGTTTCACCACCAAGGTACTTACTACTACCGCTGTTCTTCACTACAGCAACTCTTTTCAGAGAGTTTCTGGCCCTGTCCCCGGCGGTCCCACCACTCAGATTGCTTGGTCCGTTAATCAGGCAAGATCAATTAG GCGTAATCTAACGGCTAGTGGGCCAAGACCAAATCCTCAAGGTTCGTACCACTACGGTATGATCAAGCCAAGCCGTACGATCATGCTTGCGAACTCAAATGCTTGGATCAATGGGAAACAAAGGTACGCAGTGAACAGCGTGTCGTATGTTGCACCCGACACGCCGCTGAAATTGGCTGATTACTTTAAGATTCCTGGAGTGTTCAACCTCGGAGGCATGCCCACCAGCCCCACTGGTGGTGGTGCCTACCTCCAGACAGCGGTCTTGAGTGCGAATTTCCACGAATTCGTGGAGATTGTTTTTCAGAACTGGGAAAACGAAGTTCAGTCTTGGCATATTGATGGCTATTCCTTCTTCGTTGTTGG AATGGACGGTGGACAGTGGACTCCAGCCAGCAGATTGCGCTACAATTTGAGAGACGGAGTGGCTCGTTGCACTATTCAG GTTTATCCCAAGGCTTGGACGGCAATCTACATGGCTTTGGACAATGTAGGAATGTGGAACATTAGGTCGGAGAATTGGGCAAGGCAGTACTTGGGGCAGCAATTTTATATGAGAGTATACACCCCATCAAACTCATGGAGAGATGAATATCCAATTCCCAGAAATGCCCTTCTCTGTGGCCGAGCCAGAGGTCGTCACACTAGACCATTTTGA
- the LOC115707747 gene encoding uncharacterized protein LOC115707747 isoform X1: protein MLALLPKTFFHCYSVGLSPTRISYSLSLQMSWACKRCTFLNPSSQKSTCQICFSSESSSLPSSSSSSLASTPKWSCKACTFLNPYKNSNCEVCDTRAHVSSFSSFEDLNDTGPDSELDSSVGSVFLPLQPCKRMKISEPVGVEPDSAKLGGFQSVKASDKGATVSEEAGSGTAQTTLKILSYNVWFREDLELEKRMKAIGDLIELHSPEIICFQEVTPNIYNIFKQSNWWRMYNCSGTNQMAFPGSYFCIQLSKLPVKIFSCKPFSNSAMGRELCVAEIEIQKDKSLVIATSHLESPCPGPPTWDQMFSKERVEQANEAINFLKTNQNVVFAGDMNWDDKLDGQFPLPDGWLDAWAKLKPEENGYTYDTKSNQMLSGNRTLQKRLDRFVYKLCDFKIHRIEMIGKDAIPGVSYIKEKKVRKEIKKLELPVLPSDHYGLLLTICSK from the exons ATGTTAGCTTTACTACCCAAAACCTTTTTCCATTGTTACTCCGTTGGACTAAGCCCTACCAGAATCTCTTATTCCTTGTCTCTACAAATGTCTTGGGCTTGCAAAAGATGCACCTTTCTCAACCCCTCATCTCAGAAATCCACCTGCCAAATCTGCTTTTCATCTGAATCGTCGTCATTGCCATCATCATCTTCCTCTTCTCTTGCTTCTACCCCCAAATGGTCATGCAAAGCTTGTACTTTCCTCAATCCGTATAAAAATTCCAACTGCGAAGTTTGCGACACTAGGGCACATGTCTCGTCTTTTTCGAGCTTTGAGGATTTGAACGATACGGGTCCGGATTCTGAACTGGACTCTTCAGTGGGCTCTGTTTTCTTGCCCTTGCAGCCTTGTAAGAGGATGAAGATTTCTGAACCAGTCGGGGTCGAACCTGATTCTGCCAAATTGGGTGGGTTTCAATCCGTTAAGGCTTCCGACAAGGGAGCGACTGTATCTG AGGAAGCTGGTTCTGGTACAGCCCAGACTACATTGAAGATTTTAAGCTACAACGTTTGGTTTCGAGAAGACCTTGAACTGGAGAAAAGAATGAAAGCTATCGGGGACCTTATAGAACTGCATTCCCCTGAAATTATATGCTTTCAG GAGGTAACCCCCAATATATACAATATCTTTAAGCAATCTAATTGGTGGAGAATGTATAATTGTTCCGGTACAAATCAAATGGCTTTCCCAGGGTCGTACTTCTGCATTCAG CTAAGCAAACTTCCAGTGAAAATATTTAGCTGTAAACCCTTCTCCAATTCTGCTATGGGTAGAGAACTTTGTGTTGCTGAAATTGAAATTCAGAAGGATAAATCTTTGGTCATCGCCACTAGCCATCTTGAAAGTCCGTGCCCAGGTCCTCCTACGTGGGACCAGATGTTTAGCAAGGAACGTGTAGAACAGGCAAATGAGGCCATTAACTTCCTCAAGACAAACCAAAATGTGGTATTTGCTGGTGACATGAACTGGGATGACAAGTTGGATGGCCAGTTTCCTTTACCTGATGGATGGTTGGATGCTTGGGCAAAGTTAAAGCCAGAGGAAAATGGATATACATATGATACCAAGTCCAACCAGATGTTGTCTGGAAACCGCACACTGCAGAAGCGTTTGGATAGATTTGTTTACAAGCTATGTGACTTCAAGATACATCGAATTGAAATGATCGGGAAGGATGCAATACCAGGAGTATCATATATTAAGGAAAAGAAAGTGAGGAAAGAAATCAAGAAGTTGGAGCTACCTGTTTTGCCTAGTGATCATTATGGCCTGCTTTTGACCATCTGTAGCAAGTGA